The DNA segment GCGCACGCGGACGGGCGGCGCCGAGGCCAACGCGGAGGCGATCCTGGCGCTCATCGAGGGGTAGGTTAAGTTGCGATAGGCGGCCGGCGGGCGCGGGAGTGGTCCCGCGAGCGACCCGCGCGGCGCGCGAACGGGTGGTGGGGACGGGAGGAGTAGAATCGGCATGAGTACCGGTCCGCAGGACATCCCCGAGATCACACCGACCGAGCTCAAGGAGCGTCTGGACGCCGGCGACCGACCGGTGCTGCTCGACGTCCGCGAGTCGAACGAGTGGGAGATCGGCAATCTGAGCGAGCACGGCGCCGTGCTCCGCCCCATGAGCGACATCTACGACTGGAAGTCGGAGTTCGACCCGGGCGACGACATCGTCGT comes from the Gemmatimonadota bacterium genome and includes:
- a CDS encoding rhodanese-like domain-containing protein, whose amino-acid sequence is MSTGPQDIPEITPTELKERLDAGDRPVLLDVRESNEWEIGNLSEHGAVLRPMSDIYDWKSEFDPGDDIVVYCRTGGRSGWIVRDLVDAGFEHVRNLQGGINAWSADVDPSIPRY